Proteins encoded within one genomic window of Salipaludibacillus agaradhaerens:
- a CDS encoding UbiD family decarboxylase, which yields MYRHLEECVEDLEKHGQLIRIKEEVDPHLEMAALHLHVYEKGGPALLFENVKGSDYRAVSNLFGTVARSKFIFRKTWDHVQQVMEIRNDPMKALKSPFKNMSTGFSAIKALPQKRKKLPSEFKEITITDLPLIKHWPEDGGAFITLPQVYTEDPDKPGIMNSNLGMYRVQLTGNEYIPNEEIGLHYQIHRGIGIHQTKATARDEPLKVSIFIGGPPAHTLSAVMPLPEGLSEMTFAGLLAGRRFQYSYIDGYCISHDADFVITGEIHPHETKPEGPFGDHLGYYSLIHEFPVMKVHKVYARQNAIFPFTVVGRPPQEDTSFGDIIHEITGEAVKQEIPGVKEVHAVDAAGVHPLLFAIGSERYTPFEKAKRPAELLTIANRILGTGQLSLAKYVFITAEDDQTLSTHDEKAFLTYILERIDLHRDLHFQTNTTIDTLDYSGEGLNSGSKVIFAAYGDKKRQLIEEVPAFFNELSLTNNPKLVMPGVIALEMKSYTNGDQAADEIAKLGDELNGEDNLSECPLIIICDDSAFLADTMSNFLWATFTRSNPSHDIYGVNSFYRHKHWGCDNVIIDARKKPHHAPALELDPNVQKSMERFYSTITF from the coding sequence ATGTATCGCCATTTAGAGGAGTGTGTAGAAGATTTAGAAAAGCATGGCCAGTTAATTCGAATAAAAGAAGAGGTGGACCCACATCTGGAAATGGCCGCATTGCATTTACATGTTTATGAAAAAGGGGGTCCTGCCCTCCTTTTTGAAAATGTGAAAGGGTCGGATTATCGTGCCGTTTCAAACCTTTTTGGGACAGTGGCGCGCAGTAAATTTATTTTTAGGAAAACGTGGGACCATGTTCAACAGGTCATGGAAATTAGAAATGACCCAATGAAGGCGTTGAAGAGCCCATTTAAAAATATGTCAACGGGATTCTCAGCTATTAAAGCCTTACCGCAAAAAAGAAAAAAGCTGCCTAGTGAATTTAAAGAAATAACGATCACTGATTTGCCATTAATTAAGCATTGGCCAGAGGATGGAGGGGCTTTTATAACGCTTCCGCAAGTATATACAGAAGATCCTGATAAACCTGGGATAATGAATTCTAATTTAGGTATGTACCGAGTTCAATTAACGGGCAATGAATATATTCCTAACGAAGAGATTGGACTTCATTATCAAATCCATCGAGGCATTGGGATTCATCAAACAAAGGCCACAGCCCGAGACGAACCGTTAAAGGTAAGTATTTTTATCGGGGGCCCGCCTGCTCATACGTTATCCGCCGTGATGCCGCTACCAGAAGGGTTAAGTGAAATGACTTTCGCTGGATTATTAGCAGGGAGGCGTTTTCAGTACAGTTACATAGATGGCTACTGTATAAGTCACGATGCTGATTTTGTTATAACAGGAGAGATCCACCCTCATGAAACGAAACCTGAAGGGCCATTCGGAGACCATCTTGGCTATTACAGCTTAATTCATGAGTTTCCTGTCATGAAAGTCCATAAAGTTTATGCTCGGCAGAATGCTATCTTTCCATTTACCGTTGTTGGGAGACCACCACAAGAGGATACATCTTTTGGAGATATTATCCATGAAATCACAGGTGAAGCTGTTAAACAGGAGATCCCTGGCGTGAAAGAAGTCCATGCAGTTGATGCGGCAGGTGTCCATCCTCTTTTGTTTGCCATTGGCAGTGAAAGGTACACCCCATTTGAAAAGGCAAAACGTCCAGCTGAATTATTGACGATTGCCAATAGAATTCTTGGAACGGGACAATTAAGTTTGGCTAAATATGTGTTTATTACGGCTGAAGATGACCAAACGTTAAGCACACACGATGAAAAAGCTTTTTTAACTTATATACTAGAACGGATTGATTTACATCGTGATCTGCACTTTCAAACAAACACGACAATTGATACGTTGGATTATTCAGGAGAAGGACTTAACAGTGGCAGTAAAGTTATCTTTGCAGCTTACGGTGATAAAAAACGCCAATTAATTGAGGAAGTCCCTGCATTTTTTAATGAGTTGTCTCTAACTAACAATCCAAAGTTAGTGATGCCTGGTGTTATCGCGTTAGAGATGAAATCTTATACTAATGGTGACCAAGCAGCTGACGAAATAGCTAAATTAGGTGATGAATTGAATGGGGAGGACAATCTTTCTGAATGCCCACTCATCATCATTTGCGATGACAGTGCTTTTTTAGCAGACACAATGAGTAACTTTTTATGGGCCACGTTTACTCGTAGCAATCCTTCGCATGATATTTACGGAGTGAACAGTTTTTATCGACATAAGCACTGGGGGTGTGATAATGTGATCATTGATGCAAGAAAAAAGCCTCATCACGCGCCAGCGCTTGAGTTGGATCCCAACGTACAGAAAAGTATGGAACGTTTTTATTCGACAATAACCTTTTAA
- a CDS encoding alpha/beta fold hydrolase, producing the protein MENTWVKETCLINDMAIYCEHAIKRNKPPLLLLHGFMSSTYTFHKIFPVLQEYFSVVAVDLPGFGRSEKSTSFIYSYHHYGMLVNDILTYFNLQNVIVVGHSMGGQIALNLAKIVPCNINKLILIGCSGYLKRSRKRLIYCSYIPFFDKLMALYINKHGVASGLKNVFYDQSFITNSHIEEFGRPLKDKKMYKSLVRLIRHREGDLIGRDLNKIDLPVLLIWGREDRVVPVNVGYRLANDLPNCDLKVYEKAGHLITEERPDKVCEAILSYAI; encoded by the coding sequence ATGGAAAACACTTGGGTGAAAGAAACATGTCTTATTAATGATATGGCAATTTATTGTGAACATGCTATCAAACGAAATAAACCACCACTTTTATTACTGCATGGATTTATGTCATCCACGTATACATTTCATAAGATCTTTCCCGTGCTTCAGGAATATTTCTCAGTTGTGGCGGTGGATTTGCCAGGATTTGGCCGCAGTGAAAAATCAACCTCTTTTATTTATAGTTATCACCACTATGGCATGCTAGTCAATGATATTCTAACCTATTTTAACTTACAGAATGTGATAGTAGTGGGTCATTCAATGGGGGGACAAATTGCATTAAATCTTGCTAAGATTGTACCTTGTAATATTAATAAGCTTATCTTAATTGGGTGTTCAGGGTATTTAAAACGATCCAGAAAGCGCCTCATTTACTGTAGCTATATCCCCTTTTTTGATAAGTTAATGGCACTCTATATTAACAAACATGGTGTTGCATCAGGGTTAAAGAACGTGTTTTACGATCAGTCATTTATTACTAACAGTCATATCGAAGAATTTGGACGGCCACTTAAAGATAAAAAAATGTATAAAAGTCTCGTAAGATTGATTCGTCATCGAGAGGGTGATTTAATCGGGAGAGATTTGAATAAGATCGATCTTCCTGTGTTATTAATCTGGGGACGTGAAGATCGAGTGGTCCCCGTAAATGTTGGATATAGACTTGCAAACGATCTGCCAAACTGCGACTTAAAAGTGTATGAAAAAGCAGGGCACCTTATTACAGAAGAACGTCCCGATAAAGTATGCGAGGCTATTTTATCATACGCGATATAA
- the pssA gene encoding CDP-diacylglycerol--serine O-phosphatidyltransferase — MLIRQLPNAITITNLIFGFLSISSSFVGHYQNAAIFILIGMMLDSMDGWLARKLNAETAFGKEMDSLADIITFGVAPAILIFGTTFASMGMIGMLITGMFPVFGAIRLARFNIDEETSVKRYFTGVPITAAGGIIALLTLFSFAVPDAALSAVYTLLCVLMVSRLKIPSLKGIPIPKYAILTTLLLISLLYVTRFNASIEYSNWIIFAIILYFVYMIIHFVLKKKRINTK, encoded by the coding sequence ATGCTGATTAGACAATTACCTAATGCTATTACGATTACTAATTTAATCTTCGGATTTCTATCAATCAGTTCTTCGTTTGTAGGCCACTACCAAAATGCCGCTATTTTTATTTTAATCGGCATGATGTTGGATAGCATGGACGGATGGTTAGCACGAAAGTTGAATGCTGAAACAGCTTTCGGTAAAGAAATGGATTCTCTTGCAGATATTATTACATTCGGGGTGGCTCCTGCCATTCTCATATTTGGCACAACCTTTGCCAGTATGGGAATGATAGGTATGTTAATCACAGGTATGTTCCCTGTCTTTGGGGCTATTCGATTAGCTCGGTTTAATATCGATGAAGAGACTTCAGTTAAGAGGTATTTTACCGGGGTCCCGATTACTGCAGCAGGTGGAATCATTGCATTATTAACATTATTCAGCTTCGCGGTTCCAGACGCTGCTCTGTCAGCTGTTTATACATTATTATGTGTCCTAATGGTGAGTAGGCTCAAGATTCCTAGTCTCAAAGGAATCCCTATCCCAAAATATGCCATCCTTACAACACTTCTTCTTATATCTTTGCTCTATGTGACAAGGTTTAATGCATCGATTGAATATTCAAATTGGATTATCTTCGCTATTATATTGTATTTCGTTTATATGATTATCCATTTTGTCCTTAAGAAAAAACGCATCAATACGAAATGA
- the pfkA gene encoding 6-phosphofructokinase codes for MDRIAVLTSGGDAPGMNAAIRAVVRAAVVFDMQIYGVYRGFHGLIEGDFIEMDASSVGDIIHKGGTILKSSRSEEFKTKEGRMKALSNLEEKGIDGLVVIGGDGSFQGAKELSDMGIKTIGLPGTIDNDLHYTDYTIGFDTAVNTVLEAVTKIRDTSTSHEKATIIEVMGRNCGDIALYAGLAGGAESIIIPEDPISTDHVITKLKAGKARGKQHQIIMLAEGAGQAADLQKVLLEKAKMNARITVLGFIQRGGDPTSFDRILASKMGIKAVELLRAGETNKVVGIKNNALFHMDISESLTASRLFDHDMIKMTEILSI; via the coding sequence ATGGATCGAATTGCAGTACTAACTAGTGGAGGAGACGCTCCAGGTATGAATGCAGCCATTAGAGCAGTCGTTAGGGCAGCAGTTGTGTTTGATATGCAGATATATGGGGTATATCGCGGATTTCATGGCCTTATTGAAGGCGATTTCATAGAAATGGATGCCTCCTCAGTAGGAGATATCATTCATAAAGGGGGAACTATTTTAAAGTCTTCCAGATCTGAAGAATTTAAGACAAAAGAAGGAAGAATGAAAGCGTTGTCTAATTTGGAGGAGAAAGGGATTGATGGTTTAGTCGTCATTGGCGGTGATGGCTCTTTTCAAGGAGCTAAAGAATTGAGTGATATGGGAATTAAAACGATAGGCCTTCCAGGAACGATTGATAATGACCTTCATTATACAGATTACACGATTGGTTTTGACACCGCTGTCAATACAGTTTTAGAAGCTGTTACAAAAATAAGAGATACGTCTACCTCGCATGAAAAAGCGACGATCATCGAGGTGATGGGTAGAAACTGCGGAGATATTGCGCTTTATGCAGGCTTAGCCGGAGGAGCAGAAAGCATCATTATCCCTGAAGATCCCATCTCAACTGATCACGTTATCACTAAATTAAAAGCAGGAAAGGCAAGAGGTAAACAGCATCAAATTATTATGCTTGCTGAAGGAGCAGGTCAAGCAGCTGATTTACAGAAAGTATTACTAGAAAAAGCTAAAATGAATGCAAGAATCACCGTGCTAGGTTTTATTCAACGTGGTGGAGACCCGACGTCTTTCGATCGTATTTTAGCAAGTAAAATGGGCATAAAAGCAGTTGAATTACTGAGGGCAGGGGAAACAAATAAAGTCGTCGGGATAAAAAATAACGCCCTTTTTCATATGGATATTAGTGAGTCGCTAACAGCATCACGCTTATTTGATCACGATATGATTAAAATGACGGAGATTTTATCTATCTAA
- a CDS encoding TraR/DksA C4-type zinc finger protein has translation MTEERYIRYEKILFDKKRELEKVLDNEKTETLDKSEELSGTPNHPGDQGTQMYDKQIDEGLTHHASEKIDDIKKALKAIEEGTYGQCAVCGRDIPYERLEVIPETRYCMDHAEDQKRSRERPVEEGVTTPLSQNAHSYKESLRKDTWEAVEEQGTSNTPSDYDDSTY, from the coding sequence ATGACAGAAGAACGCTATATAAGATATGAAAAAATATTATTCGACAAAAAAAGAGAATTAGAAAAGGTCTTAGACAATGAAAAGACTGAGACGTTAGATAAAAGTGAAGAACTATCTGGAACTCCGAATCATCCAGGGGACCAAGGTACTCAAATGTATGACAAACAAATAGATGAAGGATTAACACACCATGCTTCAGAGAAAATAGATGACATTAAGAAAGCTCTTAAGGCGATAGAAGAGGGGACTTATGGACAATGTGCCGTTTGCGGTCGTGATATTCCTTATGAGCGTCTCGAAGTCATACCAGAAACTCGGTATTGTATGGATCACGCAGAGGATCAAAAAAGATCAAGGGAACGACCTGTTGAAGAAGGTGTGACCACGCCTTTATCACAAAATGCACATTCTTATAAAGAGTCGTTAAGAAAAGACACGTGGGAGGCCGTTGAGGAACAGGGTACGTCAAATACACCTTCAGACTACGATGACTCAACTTATTGA
- a CDS encoding TRAP transporter small permease: protein MFQRLDDLFAKSEKIIISYSIIMMTVILLGNVLSRTIFNSSWAFAEELAQFFVLIVTFIGLSYAARHGRHLSMTALLEWMPYKSRKIVMSVITVTTAILMGYLTYLSFLFMFTVADLQRVTPALRIPMYFLVAVMPIGFFLTSIQYVRTFFRNVRKHSIHEGTEKIMNKEGGQS, encoded by the coding sequence ATGTTTCAACGCCTAGATGATCTTTTTGCAAAAAGTGAAAAAATTATTATAAGCTATTCAATTATAATGATGACGGTAATTTTGCTTGGAAATGTCCTAAGCAGAACGATTTTCAACTCTAGTTGGGCATTTGCTGAAGAGCTAGCGCAATTTTTCGTACTTATTGTTACGTTCATCGGTTTAAGCTACGCAGCGCGCCATGGCAGGCATTTGAGCATGACAGCTCTCTTAGAATGGATGCCCTATAAATCTCGGAAAATCGTGATGAGTGTCATCACTGTCACAACAGCAATCCTTATGGGTTATCTAACTTACTTATCATTTTTATTTATGTTCACCGTTGCCGATCTGCAGCGTGTGACACCTGCCCTAAGAATTCCTATGTATTTCCTTGTGGCTGTGATGCCTATCGGATTCTTTTTAACCAGTATTCAGTATGTTAGAACTTTTTTTAGAAATGTTAGAAAGCATAGTATTCACGAAGGAACAGAAAAAATCATGAATAAAGAAGGTGGTCAATCTTGA
- a CDS encoding glycosyltransferase family 4 protein, whose amino-acid sequence MRIAIFSDTYVPEVNGVARTLKRLADYLTEREIDYKLFVPETLESTAPKTPTIERFRSIPFMLYRECRLAFPNIVQLKQSVEAFNPDIIHVATPFNLGLFAHHFGKKHHIPMVASYHTHFDDYLSYYHLDFLEKWLWKYMKWFHRPFEKVYVPSESTKAKLAFHDFHSNIDIWGRGVDHDFFTPQKRSTLIKKNYGITEKNIILYAGRIAPEKDIETVIKTYFNLPKSLFKNTHLIMAGDGPLLSELKEKYYKEITFTGFANSDQLAELYASADIFMFPSATETFGNVVLEALSSGLPVIGADKGGTKHLVSDRRTGYLCSPGDVASFTKACTEILTNTNLKAYMGRQARIQAMAYSWEDIFTKLMASYSIVVEQKRKATA is encoded by the coding sequence ATGCGAATAGCAATTTTTTCGGATACGTATGTCCCTGAAGTTAATGGTGTGGCAAGGACATTAAAAAGACTAGCGGACTATCTAACTGAAAGGGAAATAGACTATAAGCTTTTTGTTCCTGAGACACTTGAGTCTACAGCCCCTAAAACGCCAACGATCGAAAGGTTTAGAAGTATTCCGTTTATGTTATATCGCGAATGTCGCCTGGCTTTTCCAAATATCGTTCAATTAAAACAGTCAGTAGAAGCGTTTAATCCTGACATTATTCATGTAGCTACACCATTTAATCTTGGTCTTTTCGCTCATCATTTTGGTAAAAAGCATCACATTCCTATGGTAGCCTCTTATCATACACACTTTGATGATTATTTATCCTATTATCATTTAGATTTTTTAGAAAAATGGTTATGGAAATATATGAAATGGTTTCATCGACCATTTGAGAAAGTATATGTACCTTCTGAAAGTACAAAGGCAAAGTTGGCTTTCCACGATTTCCATTCCAATATAGATATTTGGGGAAGAGGAGTGGATCACGACTTTTTTACCCCGCAAAAACGTTCAACCCTCATTAAGAAAAACTACGGCATTACTGAGAAAAATATTATACTGTATGCTGGTAGAATAGCTCCCGAAAAAGACATTGAAACGGTTATTAAAACGTATTTTAATCTGCCGAAATCACTCTTTAAAAATACACATCTTATTATGGCAGGTGACGGTCCGTTATTATCAGAACTAAAAGAAAAATATTACAAAGAAATCACGTTTACTGGTTTCGCGAATAGTGATCAATTAGCAGAATTATATGCTTCGGCGGATATCTTTATGTTTCCATCAGCTACTGAGACGTTCGGTAATGTCGTTTTGGAAGCTCTCTCTTCTGGATTGCCAGTAATTGGTGCTGATAAAGGAGGGACGAAGCATTTAGTTTCTGATAGAAGAACAGGCTATTTATGTTCTCCTGGGGATGTGGCTTCCTTTACGAAAGCTTGCACTGAAATCTTAACTAATACAAACTTAAAGGCATATATGGGACGGCAAGCTCGTATACAGGCAATGGCGTATTCATGGGAAGATATATTCACAAAGCTAATGGCGAGTTATTCGATTGTAGTAGAACAAAAGAGAAAAGCAACGGCATAA
- a CDS encoding response regulator transcription factor: protein MFSTNEKLLKTMHYNVMFTDPKNLFPQQVMNAISGWLETNYMNKVAGLAVNNKKNWIFVMVEGYDEKTFASLKQLQLNTPDSPTVLVVKSPVEHEILSYLSLPLNGLVSLDFLKNHSHHVMDAIMKNGVFLETSLHRDLSIAIENKKSYTTPIKRFILNEKKITIPLNERDRQVLQLLLDGLSNSEIATKLHFARSTISSIISALLKKMKANDRTDATVKAIRFGWVDAIR, encoded by the coding sequence ATGTTCAGTACAAATGAGAAGCTCCTGAAAACGATGCATTATAATGTTATGTTTACTGACCCGAAGAATTTATTTCCACAACAAGTTATGAATGCTATTAGTGGATGGTTAGAAACAAATTATATGAATAAGGTCGCAGGATTAGCTGTAAATAATAAGAAAAATTGGATCTTTGTAATGGTTGAAGGCTATGATGAGAAAACGTTTGCGTCTCTTAAACAACTTCAATTAAACACACCTGATTCACCGACAGTTCTTGTTGTGAAATCACCGGTTGAGCATGAGATTTTAAGCTATTTATCATTACCTTTGAACGGACTTGTATCTTTAGATTTCTTAAAAAATCACAGCCATCACGTGATGGACGCTATTATGAAAAATGGTGTATTCCTTGAAACGAGTTTGCACCGCGATTTAAGTATTGCTATTGAAAATAAAAAATCTTATACGACACCTATTAAAAGATTCATTTTAAATGAGAAGAAGATCACGATTCCTTTGAATGAGCGTGACCGCCAAGTCCTTCAATTATTACTAGATGGACTCAGCAATTCAGAGATCGCTACTAAACTTCATTTTGCCCGCTCCACCATCTCATCAATTATTAGTGCATTACTAAAAAAGATGAAGGCAAATGATCGAACAGATGCTACGGTAAAAGCTATTCGATTTGGCTGGGTTGATGCTATACGTTAA
- a CDS encoding SDR family NAD(P)-dependent oxidoreductase, with amino-acid sequence MIFNEELFRNKHILITGASGGIGEKTAILAAKYGANISMTGRNEHKLSTIKNKCLNEGVPEEKVLVIRADITEPKDREHIVKEAEKHHGVIHGLVNSAGISGGDTLENTSENDIRQIMELNYTATVLLTQLVYKQMKPHQTGAIVNVSSLSGLRGTYGNTAYSASKFALIGFTHSFALEAIEHNIRVNAVCPGFVNTEMAKDIIAKKAKKANRTYEDQLSLITKTLPSGRITEPEEVANSILFLLSPAATNIVGESMKISGGSVMR; translated from the coding sequence ATGATTTTTAATGAAGAATTATTTCGAAATAAGCATATTCTTATAACGGGGGCTTCAGGAGGAATCGGTGAAAAAACCGCCATTCTAGCTGCAAAATATGGCGCGAACATCTCGATGACTGGTCGAAATGAACATAAGCTTTCCACTATAAAGAATAAGTGTTTAAATGAAGGTGTACCGGAAGAAAAGGTATTAGTCATACGGGCTGATATAACAGAACCTAAAGATCGTGAGCATATCGTTAAAGAAGCTGAAAAACATCATGGTGTAATCCACGGCCTAGTGAACTCCGCTGGTATAAGCGGTGGAGATACATTAGAAAATACATCGGAGAATGACATTCGTCAAATAATGGAACTAAATTATACTGCAACAGTTTTACTCACTCAGCTAGTTTACAAACAGATGAAACCCCACCAAACAGGGGCTATTGTAAACGTCAGCTCACTTTCTGGTCTCCGTGGTACATACGGTAATACCGCTTATAGTGCTTCTAAATTTGCATTGATTGGTTTTACGCACTCTTTTGCTTTGGAAGCTATTGAGCATAACATAAGAGTCAATGCTGTATGTCCGGGCTTTGTGAATACTGAAATGGCCAAGGATATAATAGCTAAAAAAGCGAAGAAAGCGAATCGTACGTATGAAGATCAACTTTCCCTCATTACGAAAACTTTACCTTCAGGGCGAATAACAGAGCCTGAAGAAGTAGCTAATAGTATTTTATTTTTGTTAAGTCCAGCAGCCACTAATATTGTCGGTGAATCAATGAAAATTTCGGGCGGGAGTGTCATGCGTTAA